tcttcaattgggACCTCAAAATCATCAGGGAAAAAAACTTTGTTTGTCACATGGATCACACCTTGTTGGAAGAGCAAGTCCGAGTTCAACGGGAAAGAAAGTTGAGTGTTGTTCAACGTAGCCTCGTTTGCATCATTTGTGATATTGCGACTTTTGAATTTAACCTGGTTTCCGTTCAAGTCTTTTAGTGTTTTATGTGAAGTAAAATCTGAATACACCACTCCTTCCATAAACATGCTTTTGACTACCATTTCGAGCATATGAGGATTTCTCTCTAAATATGTTAAGATCAACCCCAAATCTTTCCATGTACCCTTTGTGTCAGTGGTGCCGCATGGCAAAAATATAGAATACccttcatcattatcacgCAAAGAAGACAATCCAAAACGGTTGATGTACTCCaaagttttcaaacaaCTGCCTTggtcaatttcaatattctCCAAATGTCTATGTACAGCTCCACTTGAAATCAAGTCACCCAAAGAATGTTTAAGATTAACTGGTGGGGTGATTTCTCCATTGGCCACAAATACAACACTCTCATTTGCAATCGGGGTATACGCTTGAATGTGTACCTCATCATTAACTGTTATATTGTTCTTCCCGTTTGAAATTGAGAACTTTAACTTGAAGCACCCACctattttcttctttgaacAAAGTTTGGTATCAAGCAAGGAATGCATAGTATCATGAATCGCTACTTTACCGTCAACAAATTGGTACAATATGTTTTGTTTGGAGCTAAAGGAAGCCACTGACGCTTCCACGTCATCGTCTTCAACGTCATCCCTCTGATTTACATCAAGGAAAATGGATTGGTTTTGGCTCGACCCATCGACAAGGTGGCCAAGAGATCGGAAATAAAGctcatcaacaaaatttgaGTAATGCAAAGCATACAAAGATTTCCTTGCAATCATCTCCGCTGTTGCGATGTTGAGCTGTTCAAAAAGCAGATCTGTCTCCTTGAAAATATGAATGACACCATCAGCAGAGACATGACTTTCAGTTACTGCCACTTTATCAACTTCCACATGACCGTCTTTGAGCTTGAATTTATGGCTACTCcccaaatttgattttattttagaATTGGTGTTATTGGAACCTACAATCAATGCAGGAAACATAAGACTTTGAAGTAAACTCATAACATCgtgtttaatttcaaataccGCGTCTGTGGTAGTTGCATACCTTGCAAAATCACTATTTGCTAAATAATACTGTAATTGTATATCTGTCAAcgaatttttcaaaacctTGTTGGATGGCACCAATATGGTTCCTGTTCCATTAAGAAACTCTTTGCATGAGTTGGGTAAAGGTGGTAATTTGGTCTTTTTAGGTTTCTTgtgtttcttcttcttcttcttctttttactCTGTACTTGTTGCTCGTCAGTATCTATAAATAGCAGTTGAAAAATCTTACTGAATAACGATATTTCAGGGTTGGTGTTATT
The Candida albicans SC5314 chromosome 7, complete sequence genome window above contains:
- a CDS encoding uncharacterized protein (Ortholog(s) have fungal-type vacuole membrane, mitochondrion localization); protein product: MKPFWIYIFLFILSSVGANESTTSTSSSVEPAPTPSTLVDILSERPQFSYFLRLLQRQGMIPTLNQMENVTLLAPINSAFVGKKSIDWDNNSLNRYIVNQKLRVGLLGKSESVYQTLYRVGNTNYSIAVSPDFESLEYVIDEVSYIVEEDIYAKHQHSYIQGIDQLLPEKPTICDVLMNNTNPEISLFSKIFQSLFIDTDEQQVQSKKKKKKKKHKKPKKTKLPPLPNSCKEFLNGTGTILVPSNKVLKNSLTDIQLQYYLANSDFARYATTTDAVFEIKHDVMSLLQSLMFPALIVGSNNTNSKIKSNLGSSHKFKLKDGHVEVDKVAVTESHVSADGVIHIFKETDSLFEQLNIATAEMIARKSLYALHYSNFVDELYFRSLGHLVDGSSQNQSIFLDVNQRDDVEDDDVEASVASFSSKQNILYQFVDGKVAIHDTMHSLLDTKLCSKKKIGGCFKLKFSISNGKNNITVNDEVHIQAYTPIANESVVFVANGEITPPVNLKHSLGDLISSGAVHRHLENIEIDQGSCLKTLEYINRFGLSSLRDNDEGYSIFLPCGTTDTKGTWKDLGLILTYLERNPHMLEMVVKSMFMEGVVYSDFTSHKTLKDLNGNQVKFKSRNITNDANEATLNNTQLSFPLNSDLLFQQGVIHVTNKVFFPDDFEVPIEELIKTTYDSNFPSFFMWDILKMYPNINKVITGKQPYSLLIPTAESLKDFNITTSMKDLLRFIDFHLIPNSEVTKILDCISGEGYNNSVIKTNLSEGGLTCKHKPQTNKVMLQLHKLNTISTVSYNKDQEVRLLSHGCTKKYQSGTDQLSCVFLIQKPLNLDWFENPKNGDNFLHVHLGLVSVGVGVILGLIIFGGVMVGLMFCIGKREKNNNKDDFEFPRPDSGFMSVLTDDDEYVPYDRGYETDVDVLRTETDALLPSHMKRKKRVKKPDYGSTKQGSNGVTLPRDIGDIRSTLNRERNLPGYSQY